A window from Pseudomonadota bacterium encodes these proteins:
- a CDS encoding nucleotidyltransferase domain-containing protein: MPVQLDRAIQEEILRYCQVFVPEAEVFVFGSRAIGKATPRSDLDLALRAPQAIPLERIYQLKNVFSNSNIPQRIDVIDLNAVTPDFRAVVEAQMVRL; this comes from the coding sequence ATGCCCGTCCAGCTTGATCGCGCCATCCAGGAGGAAATCCTGCGCTATTGCCAGGTGTTCGTGCCCGAGGCCGAGGTTTTTGTCTTCGGCAGCCGGGCCATCGGCAAAGCCACCCCCCGGTCCGATCTGGATCTTGCCCTGCGTGCGCCACAGGCCATCCCGCTGGAGCGCATCTATCAGCTGAAAAACGTGTTCAGCAACAGCAACATCCCCCAGCGCATCGACGTGATCGACCTGAACGCCGTTACTCCCGACTTTCGTGCCGTGGTCGAGGCGCAGATGGTCAGGCTGTAA